The Streptomyces seoulensis genome contains a region encoding:
- a CDS encoding acyl-CoA dehydrogenase family protein: MRRTVFSEDHEAFRETLRAFIEAEVVPVYDEWFAAGQAPRDFYYKLGELGIFGINVPEEFGGAGMDSHKFEAVLYEETARAGVQFGGSGVHVLLALPYIKMLATDEQKKRFLPKFVTGEEMWAIAMTEPGTGSDLAGMKTTAKLSEDGTHYVLNGAKTFITGGVHADKVIVCARTSAPKEDDRRFGISLFAVDTKSEGYSVGRKLDKLGLKTSDTAELAFVDVKVPVEDLLGEENKGFYYLGHNLASERWGIAFGAYAQAKAAVRFAKNYVQDRTVFGKPVSHFQNTKFELAACQAEVDAAEAVADRATEALDAGELTPAEAASAKLFCTEVAHRVIDRCLQLHGGYGYMNEYPIARLYADNRVNRIYGGTSEIMKSIIAKDMGL; this comes from the coding sequence GTGCGCCGTACGGTTTTCAGTGAGGATCACGAGGCGTTCCGGGAGACCCTTCGGGCCTTCATCGAGGCCGAGGTCGTGCCGGTCTACGACGAGTGGTTCGCGGCCGGTCAGGCGCCGCGGGACTTCTACTACAAGCTCGGCGAGCTGGGCATCTTCGGGATCAACGTCCCCGAGGAGTTCGGTGGTGCCGGCATGGACAGCCACAAGTTCGAGGCCGTCCTGTACGAGGAGACCGCCCGCGCGGGCGTCCAGTTCGGCGGCTCCGGCGTGCACGTCCTGCTCGCCCTGCCCTACATCAAGATGCTGGCCACGGACGAGCAGAAGAAGCGTTTCCTGCCGAAGTTCGTCACCGGCGAGGAGATGTGGGCCATCGCGATGACCGAGCCGGGCACCGGCTCGGACCTCGCGGGCATGAAGACCACCGCCAAGCTCTCCGAGGACGGCACGCACTACGTCCTCAACGGCGCCAAGACCTTCATCACCGGCGGTGTGCACGCCGACAAGGTCATCGTCTGCGCCCGCACCTCCGCCCCGAAGGAGGACGACCGCCGGTTCGGCATCTCCCTCTTCGCCGTGGACACCAAGTCCGAGGGCTACTCGGTGGGCCGCAAGCTGGACAAGCTCGGTCTGAAGACCTCCGACACCGCCGAACTCGCCTTCGTGGACGTCAAGGTCCCCGTCGAGGACCTGCTCGGCGAGGAGAACAAGGGCTTCTACTACCTCGGCCACAACCTGGCCTCCGAGCGCTGGGGCATCGCCTTCGGCGCCTACGCCCAGGCCAAGGCCGCCGTCCGCTTCGCCAAGAACTACGTGCAGGACCGCACGGTCTTCGGCAAGCCGGTGTCCCACTTCCAGAACACCAAGTTCGAGCTGGCCGCCTGCCAGGCCGAGGTGGACGCCGCCGAGGCCGTCGCCGACCGCGCGACCGAGGCGCTGGACGCCGGCGAGCTGACCCCCGCCGAGGCCGCCTCCGCCAAGCTGTTCTGCACCGAGGTCGCCCACCGCGTGATCGACCGCTGCCTCCAGCTCCACGGCGGCTACGGCTACATGAACGAGTACCCGATCGCCCGCCTGTACGCGGACAACCGGGTCAACCGCATCTACGGCGGCACCAGCGAGATCATGAAGTCGATCATCGCCAAGGACATGGGCCTGTAA
- the tesB gene encoding acyl-CoA thioesterase II, translating to MSQALQDLLDLLDLERIEEDIYRGQSRSAVIPRVFGGQVAAQALVAAGRTVPADRAAHSLHAYFLRTGDPGAPIVYSVDRIRDGRSFTTRRVVAVQHGKPIFHLSASFQTYEDGLDHQAPMPPAPDPATLPTSQERLRGYAHLDPEVVERFLEAREAIDLRYVDEPPYGEFGAPREPHSQVWFRANGKLDDDPLLHVVLATYVSDMTLLDSVLLAHGRGGWAVGDVVGASLDHAMWFHRPFRADEWLLYDQESPSAHGGRGLGQARIYTRDGSLAISVVQEGVVRVPR from the coding sequence ATGAGCCAGGCACTTCAGGACCTCCTCGATCTGCTCGACCTCGAGCGGATCGAGGAGGACATCTACCGCGGGCAGTCCCGCTCCGCCGTCATCCCCCGCGTCTTCGGCGGCCAGGTCGCCGCACAGGCGCTGGTCGCGGCGGGGCGCACGGTCCCCGCCGACCGTGCCGCCCACTCGCTGCACGCGTACTTCCTGCGCACCGGCGACCCCGGCGCGCCGATCGTCTACAGCGTCGACCGCATCCGTGACGGCCGCTCCTTCACCACCCGCCGCGTGGTCGCCGTCCAGCACGGCAAGCCGATCTTCCATCTCTCCGCGTCCTTCCAGACGTACGAGGACGGCCTCGACCACCAGGCGCCCATGCCGCCGGCGCCCGACCCGGCCACCCTGCCCACCTCCCAGGAACGCCTGCGCGGCTACGCCCACCTCGACCCCGAGGTCGTGGAGCGCTTCCTGGAGGCCCGCGAGGCGATCGACCTGCGGTACGTGGACGAGCCGCCCTACGGCGAGTTCGGCGCCCCGCGCGAGCCGCACAGCCAGGTCTGGTTCCGCGCCAACGGCAAGCTGGACGACGACCCCCTGCTGCACGTCGTCCTCGCCACCTACGTCTCCGACATGACCCTGCTCGACTCGGTGCTGCTCGCCCACGGGCGCGGCGGCTGGGCCGTCGGGGACGTGGTCGGGGCCTCCCTGGACCACGCGATGTGGTTCCACCGCCCCTTCCGCGCCGACGAGTGGCTGCTGTACGACCAGGAGTCACCCTCCGCGCACGGCGGCCGGGGTCTGGGCCAGGCCCGGATCTACACACGGGACGGCTCTCTCGCCATCTCCGTCGTCCAGGAGGGCGTGGTCCGCGTACCGCGCTGA
- a CDS encoding phosphatase produces the protein MPISGTPSRAQLVDHLVRTRIAGDVATPRENNLSHYRRLANGDRHFWLGLELGDRWTDEQDVLAVMAERVGVDDDAEHRYGQDTIDPELTVAALERLAQRLRKAAEDRQRVLFATGHPGGLLDVHRATAAALRAAGCEIVVIPERLQTDEGYVMQFADVAVLEHGATLWHTHSGEPMRAILTGLEREGRELPDLVVADHGWAGYAAQHGVDAVGYADCNDPALFLAEAEGTLQVAVPLDDHVVSPRYYDPMTAYLLDQAGLG, from the coding sequence ATGCCGATATCCGGGACGCCCAGCCGTGCTCAGCTCGTCGACCATCTGGTGAGGACGCGGATCGCGGGGGACGTGGCCACGCCCCGCGAGAACAACCTCTCCCACTACCGCAGGCTGGCCAATGGCGACCGGCACTTCTGGCTCGGTCTGGAGCTGGGCGACAGGTGGACCGACGAGCAGGACGTGCTCGCGGTGATGGCCGAGCGGGTCGGTGTCGACGACGACGCCGAGCACCGGTACGGGCAGGACACCATCGACCCGGAGCTGACCGTGGCCGCGCTGGAGCGCCTCGCGCAGCGGCTGCGCAAGGCGGCCGAGGACCGGCAGCGGGTGCTGTTCGCCACCGGTCATCCCGGCGGCCTGCTGGACGTGCACCGGGCCACCGCCGCCGCGCTGCGCGCCGCGGGCTGCGAGATCGTGGTCATCCCGGAGCGGCTGCAGACGGACGAGGGGTACGTCATGCAGTTCGCCGACGTGGCCGTCCTGGAGCACGGCGCGACCCTGTGGCACACGCACTCCGGTGAGCCGATGCGCGCCATCCTCACGGGACTTGAGCGCGAGGGACGCGAGCTGCCGGACCTCGTCGTGGCCGACCACGGCTGGGCCGGGTACGCGGCGCAGCACGGCGTGGACGCGGTCGGGTACGCCGACTGCAACGACCCGGCGCTGTTCCTCGCCGAGGCCGAGGGCACCCTCCAAGTGGCGGTGCCGCTCGACGACCATGTGGTCAGCCCCCGGTACTACGACCCGATGACGGCGTATCTGCTGGACCAGGCCGGACTCGGCTGA
- a CDS encoding PucR family transcriptional regulator, producing MSEPIAPAVPPTPPVALSALLAREDLGLRQIAGPPAQDTVIHWAHTSEMADPYPYLLGGELLLTAGVHVPEAAGADGGAPCSSGVGSSGDYFEDYVSRIVAAGGAALGFGLAPVHDTVPRALVAACEAYGLPLLEVPPRTTFSGIARAVWQLMAQARLAELRRVTEAQQSLAAAASRPDPVPSVLRQLAQRLSGQALLYGPDGTVVAGAGRAPVPGTREALRKLTGVVRPGGVTEPGAPAEQCGPGGQAGGPTAPTASGAPGDGSPAAPPEPGPARATPASATDALADTQLTAYALGGGSGFVLGVATRRREQADHTIASVAAVLLSLLTGEHQSGAGAARSSALVRLLLGAAPAEVAALLGDGGRWLVVHARPENGTPDPMGAAALGAALGSPLIDLDRDVVRVLVPAEREPAAQPGWTLGVGAPAGPADWPSADAQAARALARARATRAPLVRHGARPGLTDLVPRADAEEYARVLLAPLAAGPALTETLRTWLSLHGSWDRTAVALDVHRNTVRQRITRCAALLDTDLDDPDVRMELWFALRDN from the coding sequence ATGTCTGAGCCGATCGCGCCGGCCGTCCCGCCGACCCCGCCCGTGGCGCTCTCCGCGCTGCTGGCCCGCGAGGATCTTGGCCTGCGGCAGATCGCCGGTCCCCCGGCCCAGGACACGGTGATCCACTGGGCGCACACCTCGGAGATGGCCGACCCGTACCCCTATCTGCTGGGCGGCGAGCTGCTGCTGACGGCCGGGGTGCACGTGCCGGAGGCGGCCGGGGCGGATGGGGGCGCCCCCTGCTCGAGCGGAGTCGGGAGCTCGGGGGACTACTTCGAGGACTACGTGTCCCGGATCGTCGCGGCGGGCGGCGCCGCCCTCGGCTTCGGCCTGGCCCCGGTGCACGACACGGTGCCGCGCGCGCTGGTCGCCGCCTGCGAGGCGTACGGGCTCCCCCTGCTGGAGGTGCCGCCCCGGACCACGTTCTCCGGCATCGCCCGCGCGGTCTGGCAACTGATGGCACAGGCCCGCCTGGCCGAACTGCGCCGCGTCACGGAGGCCCAGCAGAGCCTGGCCGCCGCGGCCTCCCGCCCCGACCCGGTCCCTTCGGTCCTGCGCCAGCTCGCCCAGCGGCTCTCCGGGCAGGCCCTTCTCTACGGCCCCGACGGCACGGTGGTCGCGGGCGCGGGCCGCGCTCCGGTGCCCGGCACGCGGGAGGCGCTGCGGAAGCTGACGGGGGTGGTGCGGCCGGGAGGCGTCACGGAACCCGGTGCGCCCGCAGAGCAGTGCGGGCCCGGTGGCCAGGCGGGCGGACCCACCGCTCCGACCGCGTCCGGCGCCCCCGGCGACGGGTCCCCGGCCGCCCCGCCCGAGCCCGGCCCCGCCCGGGCCACCCCCGCCTCGGCCACCGACGCCCTCGCAGACACCCAGTTGACCGCCTACGCCCTCGGCGGCGGCAGCGGTTTCGTGCTCGGCGTGGCCACCAGGCGGCGCGAGCAGGCGGACCACACCATCGCCTCCGTCGCCGCCGTGCTGCTCTCCCTGCTGACCGGCGAGCACCAGAGCGGGGCGGGCGCGGCGCGCTCCTCGGCGCTGGTGCGGCTGCTGCTGGGGGCGGCCCCGGCGGAGGTGGCCGCGCTGCTGGGGGACGGCGGGCGGTGGCTGGTCGTGCACGCCCGCCCGGAGAACGGCACGCCGGACCCCATGGGCGCGGCCGCACTCGGCGCGGCGCTCGGTTCCCCCTTGATCGACCTGGACCGTGACGTCGTACGCGTCCTCGTGCCCGCCGAGCGGGAGCCGGCCGCGCAGCCCGGCTGGACGCTCGGCGTCGGCGCCCCCGCCGGCCCCGCCGACTGGCCGTCCGCCGACGCGCAGGCCGCCCGCGCGCTGGCCCGCGCCCGCGCCACCCGTGCCCCGCTGGTCCGGCACGGAGCCCGGCCGGGGCTGACGGACCTGGTGCCGCGCGCGGACGCGGAGGAGTACGCGCGGGTCCTCCTCGCACCGCTCGCCGCGGGCCCGGCGCTGACCGAGACTCTGCGCACCTGGCTCTCGCTGCACGGCAGTTGGGACCGCACCGCGGTGGCGCTGGACGTGCACCGCAACACCGTCCGCCAGCGCATCACCCGCTGCGCGGCCCTTCTGGACACGGATCTGGACGATCCGGACGTACGGATGGAGCTGTGGTTCGCCCTGCGTGACAACTAG
- a CDS encoding sodium:solute symporter: MAVDYTVIVVYLAGMLAMGWWGMRRAKSKSEFLVAGRRLGPAMYSGTMAAIVLGGASTIGGVGLGYKYGLSGAWMVFTIGLGLLALSVFFSARIARLKVYTVSEMLDLRYGGRAGVISGVVMWAYTLMLAVTSTIAYATIFDVLFDMNRTLAIVLGGSIVVAYSTLGGMWSITLTDMVQFVVKTIGVLLLLLPIAVVKAGGFSEMKAKLPTSYFDPLGIGGETIFTYVLIYTFGMLIGQDIWQRVFTARDDRTAKWGGTAAGTYCLVYAVAGAVIGTAAKVLYPKLASPDDAFATIVKDELPIGVRGLVLAAALAAVMSTSSGALIACATVANNDIWSRLRGMVRPGGEEHDEVKGNRVFILIMGLVVIGTAIALNNVVEALTVAYNLLVGGLLVPILGGLLWKRGTVQGALASVIVGGLAVIGLMAGYGILANEPVYYGLLASLAAYLVVSLATKPTDERVLAAWRDRLAGKSPELPSEPVPAHQ; the protein is encoded by the coding sequence ATGGCCGTCGACTACACAGTGATCGTCGTCTATCTCGCCGGGATGCTGGCCATGGGCTGGTGGGGCATGCGCCGCGCCAAGTCGAAGAGCGAGTTCCTGGTGGCCGGCCGCAGACTGGGTCCGGCCATGTACTCCGGCACCATGGCCGCCATCGTCCTCGGCGGCGCGTCCACCATCGGCGGGGTCGGCCTCGGCTACAAGTACGGCCTCTCCGGCGCCTGGATGGTCTTCACCATCGGCCTCGGTCTGCTCGCCCTGTCGGTGTTCTTCTCCGCCCGCATCGCCCGGCTGAAGGTCTACACCGTCTCCGAGATGCTGGACCTGCGCTACGGCGGCCGGGCCGGGGTCATCTCCGGCGTCGTCATGTGGGCGTACACCCTGATGCTCGCGGTCACCTCGACCATCGCCTACGCCACGATCTTCGACGTGCTGTTCGACATGAACCGCACCCTGGCGATCGTCCTCGGCGGCTCGATCGTCGTCGCCTACTCCACCCTCGGCGGCATGTGGTCGATCACGCTCACCGACATGGTGCAGTTCGTGGTGAAGACCATCGGCGTGCTGCTCCTGCTGCTGCCCATCGCCGTGGTCAAGGCGGGCGGTTTCTCGGAGATGAAGGCGAAGCTGCCGACCTCGTACTTCGACCCGCTGGGCATCGGCGGCGAGACGATCTTCACCTATGTGCTGATCTACACCTTCGGCATGCTGATCGGCCAGGACATCTGGCAGCGCGTGTTCACCGCCCGTGACGACCGCACCGCCAAGTGGGGCGGCACCGCGGCGGGCACGTACTGCCTGGTCTACGCCGTCGCCGGCGCGGTGATCGGCACCGCCGCCAAGGTGCTCTACCCCAAGCTCGCGAGCCCCGACGACGCCTTCGCCACCATCGTCAAGGACGAACTCCCCATCGGCGTGCGGGGCCTGGTGCTGGCCGCCGCCCTCGCCGCCGTGATGTCCACGTCCTCCGGTGCCCTGATCGCCTGCGCGACCGTCGCCAACAACGACATCTGGTCCCGGCTGCGGGGGATGGTGCGGCCCGGCGGCGAGGAGCACGACGAGGTGAAGGGCAACCGTGTCTTCATCCTGATCATGGGCCTCGTCGTGATCGGCACCGCCATCGCGCTGAACAACGTGGTCGAGGCGCTCACGGTCGCGTACAACCTCCTCGTCGGCGGACTGCTCGTGCCCATCCTCGGCGGACTGCTGTGGAAGCGCGGCACCGTGCAGGGCGCGCTGGCCTCGGTGATCGTGGGCGGCCTCGCGGTGATCGGCCTGATGGCGGGCTACGGCATCCTCGCCAACGAGCCCGTCTACTACGGCCTGCTCGCCTCCCTCGCCGCCTACCTCGTGGTCTCCCTGGCCACGAAGCCCACCGACGAACGCGTCCTCGCCGCCTGGCGCGACCGCCTCGCCGGCAAGTCCCCCGAACTCCCGTCCGAACCCGTCCCGGCTCACCAGTAG
- the speB gene encoding agmatinase: MSSTETPRGPVDSSRVPRYAGPATFARLPRLDEVGRADVAVVGVPFDSGVSYRPGARFGGNAIREASRLLRPYNPAQDASPFALAQVADGGDIAVNPFNINEAVDTIEAAADDLLGTGARLMTLGGDHTIALPLLRSVAKKHGPVALLHFDAHLDTWDTYFGAEYTHGTPFRRAVEEGILDTEALSHVGTRGPLYGKQDLTDDEKMGFGIVTSADVYRRGADEVADQLRQRIGDRPLYISIDIDCLDPAHAPGTGTPEAGGMTSRELLEILRGLASCNLVSADVVEVAPAYDHAEITSVAASHTAYELTTIMSRQIAAARKDA; encoded by the coding sequence ATGAGCAGCACCGAGACGCCCCGCGGGCCCGTCGACTCCTCCCGCGTCCCGCGCTACGCGGGTCCCGCGACCTTCGCCCGGCTGCCCCGCCTGGACGAGGTCGGCCGCGCCGACGTCGCCGTGGTCGGCGTGCCGTTCGACTCCGGCGTCTCGTACCGGCCGGGCGCCCGCTTCGGCGGCAACGCCATCCGCGAGGCGTCCCGGCTGCTGCGCCCGTACAACCCCGCGCAGGACGCCTCCCCCTTCGCCCTCGCGCAGGTCGCGGACGGCGGCGACATCGCGGTGAACCCGTTCAACATCAACGAGGCCGTCGACACCATAGAGGCCGCCGCCGACGACCTGCTCGGCACCGGCGCCCGCCTGATGACGCTGGGCGGCGACCACACCATCGCGCTGCCGCTGCTGCGCTCGGTCGCCAAGAAGCACGGCCCGGTGGCGCTGCTGCACTTCGACGCGCACCTGGACACCTGGGACACCTACTTCGGCGCCGAGTACACGCACGGCACGCCGTTCCGCCGCGCGGTGGAGGAGGGCATCCTCGACACCGAGGCGCTGTCCCACGTGGGCACCCGCGGCCCGCTGTACGGCAAGCAGGACCTCACCGACGACGAGAAGATGGGCTTCGGCATCGTCACCTCGGCGGACGTCTACCGCCGGGGCGCCGACGAGGTCGCCGACCAGCTCCGCCAGCGCATCGGCGACCGCCCGCTGTACATCTCCATCGACATCGACTGCCTCGACCCTGCCCACGCCCCCGGCACCGGCACCCCCGAGGCGGGCGGCATGACCTCCCGCGAGCTGCTGGAGATCCTGCGCGGCCTCGCCTCCTGCAACCTGGTCTCGGCCGACGTGGTCGAGGTCGCCCCGGCCTACGACCACGCCGAGATCACCTCGGTCGCGGCCTCGCACACGGCCTACGAACTCACCACCATCATGAGCCGTCAGATCGCGGCGGCCCGGAAGGACGCGTAA
- a CDS encoding thiamine pyrophosphate-binding protein, translating into MTHDHDLELRPTEAQTEAALNPPPGRNGGDLVVETLAGLGATTVFGLPGQHALGMFDALRRSSLRYIGLRVENNAGFAADAYGRITGEAAPLLLSTGPGALTSLAALQEAASASAPVLAISSQIPTAGLGGGRHGYLHELPDQSASFRGVVKSVHTVRTQSQIPSAIAEAWRSALTAPHGPVWVEIPQDVLLVETSLPQVTAPDALPEDLVPRVELTAVAADLLSRAERPAIIAGGGVVRSDASGKLRQLAEKLDAPVVTTFGGKGAFPWEHPLSLQSWLEDRHMTDLLEDADVLLVVGSGLGELSSNYHTFKPRGRVIQIEADLGKLESNHPALGIHADARLALQALLETVAERDDATAPDRVRDVLARVADRIAGQELALEQDVLASVRRALPAGSPSFWDMTILAYWAWSAFDPRGSNTMHSAQGAGGLGYGFPAALGAAAADPTRPVLAVSGDGGALYSIAELATAKQYGLPVTWLIVDDGGYGILREYMTDAFGQATATELTRPDYVALAESFGVPGVRTSPETLEADLAKALAAPGPSVVVLPAVLRMFAPTHLG; encoded by the coding sequence GTGACGCACGACCACGACCTGGAACTCCGCCCGACCGAGGCGCAGACGGAGGCGGCCCTGAATCCCCCGCCGGGGCGCAACGGCGGCGACCTGGTCGTGGAGACCCTGGCCGGGCTGGGCGCGACGACCGTCTTCGGCCTGCCCGGCCAGCACGCGCTCGGCATGTTCGACGCGCTGCGCCGCTCCTCGCTGCGCTACATCGGCCTACGGGTGGAGAACAACGCGGGCTTCGCGGCGGACGCGTACGGCCGGATCACCGGGGAGGCGGCACCGCTGCTGCTCTCCACCGGGCCGGGCGCGCTGACCTCGCTGGCGGCCCTGCAGGAGGCGGCGTCCGCCTCGGCGCCCGTCCTGGCGATCAGCAGCCAGATCCCGACGGCGGGGCTGGGCGGTGGTCGACACGGTTATCTGCACGAACTCCCCGACCAGTCGGCGTCGTTCCGGGGCGTGGTGAAGTCGGTTCACACGGTCCGTACGCAGTCGCAGATCCCGTCGGCGATCGCGGAGGCATGGCGGTCCGCGCTCACGGCCCCGCACGGCCCGGTGTGGGTGGAGATCCCGCAGGACGTCCTCCTCGTGGAGACCTCGCTGCCCCAGGTGACGGCGCCGGACGCCCTCCCGGAGGACCTGGTCCCGCGCGTCGAGCTCACGGCGGTCGCGGCCGACCTGCTGTCCAGGGCGGAGCGTCCGGCGATCATCGCGGGCGGGGGAGTCGTACGGTCGGACGCCTCGGGCAAGCTGCGGCAGCTCGCGGAGAAGCTGGACGCCCCCGTGGTGACCACCTTCGGCGGTAAGGGCGCCTTCCCCTGGGAGCACCCGCTGTCCCTCCAGTCCTGGCTGGAGGACCGCCACATGACGGACCTCCTGGAGGACGCCGACGTCCTGCTGGTGGTCGGCTCGGGCCTGGGTGAACTCTCCTCGAACTACCACACGTTCAAGCCGCGTGGCCGGGTGATCCAGATCGAGGCCGACCTCGGCAAGCTGGAGTCCAACCACCCGGCGCTGGGCATCCACGCGGACGCCCGCCTGGCGCTGCAGGCCCTGCTGGAGACGGTGGCGGAGCGGGACGACGCCACGGCGCCGGACCGGGTCCGGGACGTACTGGCCCGCGTCGCGGACCGCATCGCGGGTCAGGAACTCGCCCTGGAACAGGACGTGTTGGCGTCCGTCCGCCGCGCCCTGCCCGCCGGTTCCCCGTCCTTCTGGGACATGACGATCCTCGCCTACTGGGCCTGGTCCGCCTTCGACCCGCGCGGCTCCAACACCATGCACTCGGCCCAGGGCGCCGGCGGCCTCGGCTACGGCTTCCCCGCGGCCCTCGGCGCGGCGGCGGCCGATCCGACCCGCCCGGTCCTCGCGGTCTCCGGCGACGGGGGCGCCCTGTACTCCATCGCGGAACTGGCGACGGCGAAGCAGTACGGCCTCCCCGTGACGTGGCTCATCGTCGACGACGGTGGCTACGGCATCCTCCGCGAGTACATGACGGACGCCTTCGGCCAGGCCACGGCGACGGAACTCACCCGCCCTGACTACGTGGCCCTGGCGGAGTCCTTCGGGGTACCGGGCGTGCGGACGTCTCCCGAGACCCTGGAGGCGGACCTGGCCAAGGCCCTGGCCGCACCCGGGCCGTCGGTGGTCGTGCTCCCGGCGGTGCTGCGGATGTTCGCGCCCACGCACCTGGGCTGA